A window from Sinanaerobacter sp. ZZT-01 encodes these proteins:
- a CDS encoding conjugal transfer protein TrbL family protein, which translates to MNIGEVVKGIFAFLFEDAVTQLLQPFLELLEMVALSPETLSQMPWIESMYPVMTAIGMALCLLIIMWQALKSMFLGLGVEADEPTHIALKSFIAMFIVYYIKDILLLCVEVCSSFMSMILKSFTDVSDGLALYELLTVIMSCNIIYIVLVLFLIFKCIGLFYRMFKRLVLCGFLILCSPLAAACMVSRPTSGFWHGFVKLMAGNIAIQLLQAICFVIMQLSIQTVKVTVTVGANGPAGHATGVFGIMLTIAVVSIANNLEDIIRDMSFGIGVGRDMQGALGKLQSTAMLGSYASSMFRR; encoded by the coding sequence ATGAATATAGGAGAGGTTGTAAAAGGTATCTTTGCCTTTCTTTTCGAGGATGCGGTGACGCAGCTTTTACAGCCATTTTTAGAGCTACTGGAAATGGTGGCGTTATCACCCGAAACATTAAGTCAGATGCCTTGGATTGAAAGTATGTATCCTGTAATGACCGCAATCGGTATGGCATTATGCTTGTTAATTATCATGTGGCAAGCTCTAAAAAGTATGTTTTTAGGGTTAGGGGTAGAAGCAGATGAGCCGACGCACATAGCTTTAAAATCTTTTATTGCTATGTTTATTGTATATTACATAAAAGATATATTGCTGCTTTGCGTGGAAGTATGCAGTTCCTTTATGTCCATGATATTAAAATCGTTTACAGATGTATCCGATGGGCTGGCACTTTATGAATTGCTGACAGTAATTATGTCATGCAATATTATTTACATTGTACTGGTGTTATTTTTAATCTTTAAATGCATTGGCCTTTTTTATCGAATGTTTAAGCGGTTGGTGCTATGCGGGTTCTTAATTTTATGCAGCCCTTTGGCAGCTGCTTGTATGGTATCTAGACCAACGAGTGGATTTTGGCATGGATTTGTAAAATTAATGGCTGGCAACATCGCAATACAATTGTTGCAAGCCATTTGTTTTGTCATTATGCAGCTTTCTATTCAGACGGTTAAAGTAACCGTAACAGTTGGAGCAAATGGGCCTGCAGGGCATGCCACTGGTGTATTTGGAATCATGCTGACCATTGCAGTGGTATCGATAGCGAATAATTTGGAGGATATTATAAGAGATATGAGCTTTGGTATTGGAGTTGGAAGAGATATGCAAGGTGCTTTAGGTAAATTACAGAGTACTGCTATGCTAGGGTCCTATGCCAGTTCCATGTTTAGGAGATAA
- a CDS encoding type IV secretory system conjugative DNA transfer family protein: MKKKEIDLFDVLSQKWVFSSIMAVIFYSVHFRFSEGFFQLSEFTINILNENHTLIQTAEGMELLRKIYVVVTLIGIFLMSVIFYISFLERFLYKKPIKKEIDEEDVQLPPFPWDPENLQLIIGLKHRKFDLDKVKEPQYLVVPSTAMYQNFLITGTIGTGKTASVMYSFLKQAMFYQSWNPEKKAGMLILDVKGNFYKQLLTYAEECGRSDDVVLIHIDGKQNKYNPLHKPHMEAVDLAERSRYVIDLFSAGAKKEAFWNTKAGQMMTECIRLMRLTNNGYVTLADVNALVTNQQFLEERLERLYEMEQEVPPFDFYACTNYFLNEFSSKAETTIATIKSCVTEMTGFFASSEKIHNAFCPNPEELSFKGFEQVINQGKIVVLAMNAAKYPKVAKTIAAYLKMDFQSEVEQRTADCSRLNTERPVFFISDEYQTYVTANDAAFYGLARESKCCSIVSSQSYTSILQTLGNKEAFETLHQNLVNKIWLRTDDELTVKVAQFLTGKEEKERYSKNISESTNDAKKSKVLGKLTGEKSSISESINVTTQRDFVFEERIFTQTLKLFKAVAFTANAEGMNEPFIVHLLPYFKEPISQITCNRKKDKGNEECKEKPEEKERIEKEEKPIIINLLEVREKK; encoded by the coding sequence ATGAAAAAAAAGGAAATTGATTTATTTGATGTGTTGAGTCAAAAATGGGTATTCAGTAGTATTATGGCAGTTATTTTTTATAGCGTACATTTCCGGTTTTCTGAGGGATTTTTTCAGCTTTCTGAGTTTACAATAAACATCTTAAATGAAAATCATACGCTGATTCAAACGGCGGAGGGGATGGAGCTTTTAAGAAAAATCTATGTAGTGGTGACATTGATCGGAATCTTTCTGATGAGTGTCATTTTTTATATTAGTTTCTTGGAACGGTTTTTATATAAAAAGCCAATAAAAAAAGAAATTGATGAGGAGGATGTACAGCTCCCACCATTTCCATGGGATCCGGAAAACCTCCAATTAATTATTGGACTAAAACACAGAAAGTTTGATTTAGATAAGGTAAAAGAGCCACAGTATTTAGTGGTTCCTTCTACAGCAATGTATCAGAATTTCTTAATTACGGGAACCATTGGAACCGGAAAGACAGCTTCGGTGATGTATTCTTTCTTAAAGCAGGCTATGTTTTATCAATCATGGAATCCAGAGAAAAAAGCAGGGATGTTGATATTGGATGTAAAAGGGAATTTCTATAAACAGCTTTTAACTTATGCTGAAGAATGTGGTAGATCAGATGATGTGGTGTTGATACATATTGATGGAAAACAAAATAAGTATAATCCATTACATAAGCCACATATGGAAGCGGTTGATTTGGCGGAACGTAGTCGATATGTCATTGATTTGTTTTCAGCTGGAGCAAAGAAAGAGGCATTCTGGAATACCAAAGCAGGACAGATGATGACAGAGTGCATTCGATTAATGCGGCTTACGAATAACGGTTATGTTACGTTAGCAGATGTAAATGCTTTAGTTACAAATCAACAGTTTTTGGAGGAGAGGTTGGAACGGTTATATGAAATGGAGCAAGAAGTACCGCCTTTTGATTTCTATGCTTGTACCAATTATTTTTTAAATGAATTTTCTTCAAAAGCGGAAACGACGATTGCGACAATTAAATCATGTGTAACAGAAATGACCGGATTTTTTGCATCCAGTGAGAAAATACATAATGCGTTCTGTCCTAATCCGGAAGAATTGAGTTTCAAAGGATTTGAGCAGGTAATCAATCAAGGTAAAATTGTGGTTCTTGCGATGAATGCAGCAAAGTATCCAAAGGTAGCAAAAACCATTGCTGCCTATTTAAAAATGGATTTCCAATCGGAGGTAGAACAGCGAACCGCAGATTGTAGCCGTTTAAATACTGAACGTCCGGTATTTTTTATTTCAGACGAATATCAGACATATGTAACTGCAAACGATGCGGCATTTTATGGACTGGCAAGAGAAAGTAAGTGTTGCAGTATTGTCAGTTCACAAAGCTATACGTCCATATTACAGACACTTGGAAACAAAGAAGCATTTGAAACCTTGCATCAAAATTTGGTAAATAAGATATGGTTGAGAACTGATGATGAATTGACTGTAAAGGTTGCACAGTTTTTAACGGGAAAGGAGGAAAAAGAGAGATACAGCAAAAATATATCGGAAAGTACGAACGATGCAAAAAAAAGTAAGGTACTTGGAAAGCTGACCGGTGAAAAATCATCCATCTCAGAGAGTATCAATGTTACGACTCAACGAGATTTTGTTTTTGAAGAGAGAATCTTTACACAGACTTTAAAATTATTTAAAGCGGTTGCTTTTACAGCAAATGCAGAAGGAATGAATGAACCATTTATCGTACATTTACTGCCTTATTTTAAGGAACCAATTTCACAGATCACTTGCAACAGAAAAAAAGATAAAGGAAATGAGGAATGTAAAGAAAAACCGGAAGAAAAAGAAAGGATTGAAAAAGAAGAAAAACCAATAATAATTAATTTGCTTGAAGTGAGGGAGAAAAAATGA
- a CDS encoding toprim domain-containing protein, whose protein sequence is MKNYYTKEQIQAAKNTDLLEVVTAMGIQVRYDGKSKGNDQYRFVDHDSLLISKNLWYWNSQEKGGNTVDFLMEYQGLSFTESVKRILEFTGKIKETVIQNETLSKNCLDWNHRALSKKSSLILPQINPDYNRVIAYLNQTRGIDYSIIKTLIKKQLLFEEYKTHNALFFGYDKEQKARYVFRRGTIARKRFAGEISGSDKRYAFSITGSSSTVCVFESAIDALSYLTIHRDCKDTLQSLGGTALEALEQCLKTNPGIQSIKVCTDNDDAGKACLKRIKQEYKNYIIKEELPRNKDYNEDLLFLLESRNKELIL, encoded by the coding sequence ATGAAAAACTATTATACCAAAGAGCAAATCCAAGCTGCCAAAAATACTGATTTATTGGAAGTTGTAACGGCAATGGGAATTCAAGTTCGGTATGACGGAAAATCAAAAGGGAATGACCAATACCGATTTGTAGACCATGATAGTTTACTGATCAGTAAGAATTTATGGTATTGGAATAGTCAAGAAAAAGGAGGTAATACAGTAGACTTTTTAATGGAATATCAAGGTTTAAGCTTTACGGAGTCAGTAAAAAGGATTTTGGAATTTACGGGAAAGATAAAAGAAACAGTTATACAGAATGAAACTTTAAGTAAGAATTGCTTAGATTGGAATCATAGGGCATTATCAAAAAAATCGTCACTTATACTTCCACAAATCAATCCCGATTACAATCGTGTCATTGCATACTTAAATCAAACGCGCGGGATAGACTATTCTATTATTAAAACCTTAATTAAGAAGCAGCTGCTTTTTGAAGAATACAAAACGCATAATGCCTTGTTCTTTGGTTATGACAAAGAACAAAAAGCAAGATATGTATTTCGGAGAGGAACCATAGCAAGAAAACGTTTTGCAGGGGAAATATCCGGATCAGATAAACGATATGCTTTTTCCATTACTGGAAGCAGCAGCACAGTTTGTGTCTTTGAAAGTGCCATTGATGCATTGTCGTATTTAACCATTCATAGGGATTGTAAGGATACATTGCAGTCGCTAGGAGGAACTGCATTAGAAGCGTTAGAACAATGTTTGAAAACCAATCCGGGCATTCAGAGCATTAAGGTTTGTACCGACAATGATGATGCCGGAAAAGCTTGCTTAAAGCGGATTAAACAAGAATATAAAAATTATATAATAAAGGAAGAACTTCCTCGTAACAAGGATTATAATGAGGACCTTCTTTTTTTATTGGAATCAAGAAATAAGGAGTTAATATTATGA
- a CDS encoding HNH endonuclease signature motif containing protein, with protein MSKHKPIPKKKRIELHNKFNHKCVYCGCDLEYKDMQVDHVKSVYANLDIKQTMTEQEMYDISNLLPTCRQCNFYKSTMTLEDFRNTLTTTMMNNLQKNFNYRLALKYGLVKEHIEPIRFYFETLEFKEVGMNKENEDQKMYGVACKLLDYEETGLEPSEVENIVEKIAGENLVEPEVAEKEIFPQMEKKNYCYSWNGEDFYGGFYESEAEAIKDAKLDKPEASQVWIGIAVRPKLKWNSNEEEIIESMQENLDEDCGEYAESGLDSITNEQELDLAEMINEAVGKWIKKHNIKPSCYTVNDCRLHQLN; from the coding sequence ATGTCAAAGCATAAGCCTATACCAAAGAAAAAGAGAATTGAACTACATAATAAATTCAATCATAAGTGTGTTTATTGTGGATGTGATTTAGAATACAAGGATATGCAAGTAGACCATGTTAAATCAGTATATGCAAATTTAGATATTAAGCAAACAATGACAGAGCAGGAAATGTACGATATATCAAATTTGTTGCCAACTTGCAGACAATGTAATTTTTATAAATCCACAATGACGCTAGAGGATTTTAGAAATACTTTAACAACAACTATGATGAATAATCTTCAAAAGAATTTTAATTATAGGCTTGCATTAAAGTATGGATTGGTTAAAGAACATATAGAACCTATAAGGTTTTACTTTGAAACGTTAGAATTTAAGGAGGTAGGAATGAATAAAGAAAATGAAGACCAGAAAATGTATGGAGTAGCTTGTAAACTACTGGACTATGAAGAGACTGGACTAGAACCAAGCGAAGTTGAAAATATAGTTGAAAAAATTGCAGGAGAAAACCTTGTGGAGCCGGAAGTTGCAGAGAAAGAGATTTTCCCACAGATGGAAAAGAAAAATTATTGTTACAGTTGGAATGGAGAAGATTTTTATGGTGGTTTTTACGAATCTGAGGCTGAGGCAATAAAAGATGCAAAACTGGATAAACCTGAGGCTTCTCAAGTTTGGATAGGTATTGCTGTCCGTCCCAAGCTTAAATGGAATAGCAACGAAGAAGAAATAATTGAATCTATGCAAGAAAATTTAGATGAAGATTGCGGGGAATATGCTGAATCGGGTTTAGATTCAATAACGAATGAGCAAGAACTTGACTTAGCAGAAATGATTAATGAAGCGGTTGGCAAGTGGATTAAAAAGCACAACATAAAACCATCATGTTACACGGTAAATGATTGCAGGTTACATCAACTAAACTAA
- a CDS encoding ParB/RepB/Spo0J family partition protein, with product MAKDDFKNRLTFSSPEKKTTTKSVTDLLLGISDNVDSKGLEFTIVPLDLIDPLFSFHHSFEKTVNKGIEKLANKIRAQGVLEPVILRQYLRDGIKRYELLAGHRRCMAARLAGLTEVPAVIVNVNDANAKLIATDTNLEHREEILPSEMADAYKLQVEALKQQGKQRDFSPDSIDKSFRHILPKVKEWSARGLVAALNGISVKKVACYLRLNELNQELLDLVDDKQIPIYAGADLSHLSMQQQQWICEILMNNERIKITSDLAVSLKDEKENLISKAIIEAILNPPAQETKEHPPRPTYKKALRNVEKNIKKLSEEEVRKLSEVNEDILQKIIISALKEYIKSLA from the coding sequence ATGGCTAAGGATGATTTTAAGAATAGGTTAACTTTTTCCTCACCAGAAAAGAAAACAACTACGAAGAGTGTAACTGATTTGTTGCTCGGAATATCAGACAATGTTGATTCAAAGGGATTAGAATTTACGATTGTACCATTAGATTTAATTGATCCGCTATTTTCTTTTCACCATTCTTTCGAAAAAACTGTAAATAAAGGCATTGAGAAATTAGCGAATAAGATTAGAGCACAAGGGGTACTAGAACCAGTTATTTTACGTCAGTATCTTAGGGATGGAATCAAGCGTTATGAACTATTAGCTGGGCATCGACGGTGTATGGCAGCACGTTTAGCTGGGCTGACGGAAGTACCAGCAGTCATTGTTAATGTCAATGATGCGAATGCAAAGTTAATCGCTACTGACACGAACTTAGAACACCGTGAAGAAATATTGCCATCTGAGATGGCTGATGCGTACAAATTGCAAGTCGAGGCACTAAAACAGCAAGGTAAGCAACGTGATTTTTCACCAGATTCCATTGACAAGAGCTTTAGGCATATTCTGCCTAAAGTAAAAGAATGGAGTGCAAGAGGCTTGGTTGCAGCATTAAATGGTATTTCAGTCAAGAAGGTTGCTTGCTATTTACGCTTAAATGAATTAAATCAAGAACTGTTGGATTTAGTGGATGATAAACAGATACCGATTTATGCAGGAGCAGATTTATCGCATTTATCGATGCAACAACAGCAATGGATCTGCGAGATATTAATGAATAATGAAAGAATAAAAATAACATCTGATTTAGCAGTGTCACTAAAAGATGAAAAAGAAAACTTGATAAGTAAAGCAATCATAGAAGCTATTCTGAATCCGCCAGCGCAGGAAACAAAAGAACATCCCCCAAGACCTACATATAAAAAAGCACTTCGTAATGTGGAAAAAAACATCAAGAAATTATCGGAAGAAGAGGTAAGGAAATTATCCGAAGTAAACGAGGATATACTTCAAAAGATTATTATTTCTGCATTAAAGGAATATATCAAATCTTTAGCATAA
- a CDS encoding ParA family protein has product MKSKIIAIWFEKGGGGKTTTAFNLAAGLARKSKKVLLVDVDPTAGSTKHAGLTPNTLQSTLADPLLNVLRNIAPNTEEYLHRVESDPFDILPANAFLDTIEDTVKKVFSGLEVGQALGGVLEPLKDKYDYIIIDCAPSTRIYNTSALAIADEVIMPMRANFLDFGGLDDATDAVNTIKTNINPKLRNRGILLTNYRHINHTRLIEEGLECLKEEKGVETLQTRISHGVDVAEASMRGLSIYAYKKSGKQAKEYQSLVEEILNG; this is encoded by the coding sequence ATGAAATCAAAAATCATTGCAATCTGGTTTGAAAAAGGCGGTGGCGGTAAAACGACTACCGCTTTTAATTTGGCGGCGGGATTAGCAAGAAAAAGTAAAAAAGTGTTACTGGTAGATGTGGATCCAACAGCGGGTAGTACCAAGCATGCGGGATTAACACCCAATACTTTACAGAGCACACTTGCTGATCCGCTCCTCAATGTATTGAGAAATATTGCTCCAAATACTGAGGAATATTTACATAGGGTAGAAAGCGATCCGTTTGATATTCTTCCTGCAAATGCATTTTTGGATACCATTGAAGATACGGTCAAAAAGGTTTTTTCAGGCTTAGAAGTAGGGCAAGCCTTAGGCGGTGTTTTAGAACCGTTAAAAGACAAGTATGATTATATCATCATAGATTGTGCGCCGAGCACACGTATTTATAATACCAGTGCGTTAGCAATTGCCGATGAAGTAATTATGCCGATGCGTGCTAATTTTTTAGATTTTGGTGGCCTGGATGATGCTACGGATGCTGTAAATACCATAAAAACAAACATCAACCCCAAGTTGCGAAATCGAGGAATATTACTTACAAATTATCGTCATATCAATCATACACGCCTTATTGAAGAAGGATTGGAGTGCCTGAAAGAAGAAAAAGGCGTGGAAACATTACAGACGAGAATCAGTCATGGCGTAGATGTGGCGGAGGCCAGTATGCGCGGCCTGAGCATTTATGCGTACAAAAAATCCGGTAAACAAGCAAAAGAATATCAAAGCTTGGTGGAGGAAATTTTAAATGGCTAA
- a CDS encoding Lar family restriction alleviation protein, translating to MNKLKPCPFCGAEAEYRQFANPKNFYTVVCTNCHCRTDGYNCSLDNNDAENKAMQAEKWNHRLQTSSEIGGATAEEDILCTTCEEAERKLEEIKKRSKEEI from the coding sequence ATGAATAAATTAAAACCTTGCCCCTTCTGCGGCGCAGAAGCGGAATATCGGCAATTCGCAAACCCAAAAAACTTTTACACAGTAGTTTGCACCAATTGTCACTGTCGAACTGACGGATATAATTGCAGTCTAGACAATAACGACGCGGAGAATAAAGCAATGCAAGCTGAAAAATGGAATCATAGACTCCAAACTTCGTCGGAAATTGGAGGAGCTACGGCAGAGGAAGACATACTTTGTACGACATGCGAAGAAGCAGAACGGAAGTTGGAAGAGATAAAGAAGCGAAGTAAGGAGGAAATTTAA
- a CDS encoding thermonuclease family protein — MRIKRQVKKKITLILCILIVLITGKFVSGENVTKLEDEYTGNRILCDVIRVVDGDTFVATIDDKEEKVRLIGVDTPESVHPDKSKNTKAGELASEYVKDLLEDQTVQLEFDVQERDKYGRVLAYVYLEDGTFLNEKLILDGYAQIATYPPNVKYVDVFKQAAERRNQK; from the coding sequence ATGAGAATTAAGAGACAAGTGAAAAAGAAAATTACGCTTATACTTTGCATCTTAATTGTTTTAATAACAGGAAAGTTTGTATCAGGTGAGAACGTTACAAAGCTAGAAGATGAATACACAGGCAACCGGATTTTATGTGATGTTATTCGAGTCGTAGATGGAGACACTTTCGTGGCTACAATCGATGATAAGGAAGAAAAGGTACGGCTTATTGGTGTGGATACTCCGGAAAGCGTGCATCCGGATAAGAGTAAAAATACAAAGGCTGGGGAGCTTGCGTCAGAATATGTAAAAGACTTGCTGGAAGATCAAACGGTGCAGCTGGAATTTGATGTGCAGGAAAGAGATAAGTATGGGAGAGTTCTGGCATATGTTTACTTAGAAGACGGTACTTTTCTTAATGAAAAACTGATATTAGATGGGTATGCACAAATAGCTACTTACCCGCCGAATGTGAAGTATGTAGATGTATTCAAACAAGCAGCAGAAAGAAGAAATCAGAAATAG
- a CDS encoding ATPase gives MAGKQRHMFPGNNTPEGFFSYYQYILSQKEADKIFCIKGGPGVGKSTFMKKLGEELLNDGHDVDFLHCSSDNHSLDGIVLRDKKIAFIDATSPHVMVS, from the coding sequence ATGGCAGGAAAGCAGAGACATATGTTCCCGGGAAATAATACACCGGAAGGCTTTTTTTCATATTATCAATATATTTTAAGTCAGAAGGAAGCAGATAAAATATTTTGTATTAAAGGTGGTCCGGGAGTAGGAAAATCTACTTTTATGAAAAAATTAGGGGAAGAACTACTAAATGATGGGCATGATGTGGATTTTTTGCATTGTTCATCGGATAATCACTCATTGGATGGGATCGTTCTTCGCGATAAAAAAATTGCATTTATTGATGCGACCAGTCCGCACGTCATGGTGTCTTAA
- a CDS encoding CDP-alcohol phosphatidyltransferase family protein, protein MNNIPNYISIIRIFASVELLFVEPFSGSFFILYTACGISDVLDGYLARKMNASSKFGQVIDSISDLIFIAIVLFVVIPTLNLSLWMIYWIILIAVICLLSVIIGFVRYRRLAFLHTYANKATGIALFCFPFLCYVMEQETATILISSIASVSAIEELMINLTSKILCRDRKSIFTK, encoded by the coding sequence ATAAATAATATTCCTAACTACATTTCGATAATCAGGATATTTGCATCTGTTGAATTGTTGTTTGTAGAACCATTTTCCGGATCGTTCTTTATTCTTTATACAGCATGTGGAATCAGCGACGTTTTAGATGGTTATTTAGCTAGAAAAATGAATGCTTCAAGCAAATTTGGACAGGTCATTGACAGTATTTCTGATTTAATCTTTATTGCTATTGTTTTGTTCGTTGTTATACCGACACTCAATCTTTCACTGTGGATGATTTATTGGATCATCCTAATTGCAGTGATATGCTTGCTTTCTGTAATCATTGGATTTGTGAGGTACCGGCGATTGGCTTTTTTACATACCTATGCCAATAAGGCCACTGGTATAGCCTTGTTTTGCTTTCCATTTTTATGTTATGTAATGGAACAGGAGACAGCCACAATTTTAATCAGTTCGATTGCGAGTGTATCAGCAATAGAAGAATTGATGATTAACCTGACTTCTAAAATATTGTGCAGAGATCGGAAGTCTATATTTACAAAATGA
- a CDS encoding M23 family metallopeptidase — protein sequence MRLDNIKTPEALKLKTIVLMNQELKYKPRKILKVAIIAVCIPVLFAFTAFACDIFSGLSGDELSFSTEYQGDGIVEVTVKNRSEKALQFTDIIKLKQWSTSQEILEIKQTLPRIKPGKTEGITIDLSDYDMAVLETPLADNDWYYFVFTNSNFRHGHDWMASVIFWEAKRTEPSNEDSNITSEIPIEDHTSQKTIESIKNNYTLQEPLNKFSISCPYNDYKENGAYVHPELDLEAESGSDIYAICEGTVLEADFNEKTGFYMIIDHGNGLKSKYACCKESFKKQGDTVALGDVIASVGKTGMATGSHLAFSVSMDGIPINPELLFK from the coding sequence ATGAGATTAGATAATATCAAAACGCCAGAGGCTTTAAAATTAAAAACGATTGTTTTAATGAATCAAGAGTTAAAATATAAGCCAAGAAAAATATTAAAAGTTGCTATCATTGCAGTTTGTATTCCTGTTTTGTTTGCATTTACGGCATTTGCTTGTGATATATTTTCTGGACTTTCAGGAGACGAATTGAGCTTCTCGACAGAGTATCAGGGAGATGGTATTGTAGAAGTTACAGTAAAAAACCGATCAGAAAAAGCGTTACAGTTTACAGATATTATAAAGCTGAAACAATGGTCTACAAGTCAAGAAATTTTAGAGATCAAACAAACATTGCCACGGATTAAGCCAGGTAAAACAGAAGGAATTACAATTGATTTGTCAGATTATGATATGGCAGTATTGGAAACTCCTCTTGCAGATAATGATTGGTACTATTTTGTTTTTACTAACAGTAATTTCCGGCATGGACATGATTGGATGGCATCTGTCATCTTTTGGGAAGCAAAGAGGACGGAACCATCTAATGAAGATTCTAATATAACGTCTGAAATACCAATTGAGGATCATACTTCACAGAAAACGATAGAGAGTATCAAAAATAATTATACCTTACAAGAGCCGTTGAACAAATTCAGCATAAGTTGTCCCTATAATGATTATAAGGAAAATGGAGCGTATGTTCATCCGGAATTGGATTTAGAAGCAGAATCAGGAAGTGATATTTATGCGATCTGTGAAGGAACGGTATTGGAGGCTGATTTCAACGAAAAGACAGGATTTTATATGATTATTGATCATGGTAATGGCTTAAAGTCAAAATACGCTTGCTGCAAAGAATCATTTAAGAAGCAAGGGGATACAGTTGCTTTAGGTGATGTGATTGCGAGCGTTGGCAAAACAGGAATGGCAACTGGTTCACATCTGGCATTTTCTGTCTCAATGGATGGAATTCCAATCAATCCAGAATTATTATTTAAATAG
- a CDS encoding RNA polymerase sigma factor has protein sequence MTCINISCEAVIEQYADLVYRIAISHVTNKQDAEDIFQDVFVSLIKNISRIEDEMHLKHWLIRATINRTKNYHSCFWKRHVNFNLVVNTEETTYLQEENSQIDEIREQISTLPIKLKSVVYLHYYEGYSVDEIAVILKVPSGTVKSRLYNARKILKNKLREVNGL, from the coding sequence GTGACTTGTATTAATATTTCATGCGAAGCTGTGATTGAGCAATATGCTGACTTGGTTTATCGAATAGCGATTTCACATGTGACAAACAAACAAGATGCTGAAGATATCTTTCAAGATGTTTTCGTATCACTTATTAAGAATATCAGTAGAATTGAAGACGAAATGCATTTAAAGCACTGGCTGATTCGTGCGACGATCAATCGTACAAAAAATTACCATTCATGTTTTTGGAAAAGACATGTTAATTTTAATCTTGTAGTTAATACGGAAGAAACTACATATTTACAAGAGGAGAATTCACAGATTGATGAAATCAGGGAACAAATTAGCACGCTGCCGATCAAGCTGAAATCAGTTGTTTACTTACACTATTACGAAGGATATTCAGTAGATGAGATTGCTGTAATCCTTAAAGTTCCCAGCGGAACGGTCAAGTCAAGACTTTACAATGCTCGTAAAATACTTAAAAACAAATTAAGGGAGGTTAATGGTCTATGA
- a CDS encoding ABC transporter ATP-binding protein, which translates to MKPFVGNIAVEGKHIVKDFRIGNTTTKVLKDVSLQVMQGEFVSIMGPSGSGKSTLLYILGGLDAPTGGSVCLGGIDISHLEDEKMSRIRRQNIGFVFQFYNLIPNLNVEENIMLPLLLDGKRMRDYKKQLNHILEVVGLSDRRRHTPRELSGGQQQRVAIARALIGNPEILFADEPTGNLDSNTGEGIMHLLCDINRESGQTIIMVTHSPEAAKSSSRIITVRDGIIE; encoded by the coding sequence ATGAAACCATTCGTAGGTAACATTGCCGTTGAGGGCAAACATATTGTGAAAGATTTTCGGATTGGCAATACCACAACAAAGGTATTGAAAGACGTATCCTTGCAGGTTATGCAGGGTGAGTTTGTATCCATCATGGGGCCGTCCGGCTCCGGAAAAAGCACGCTCCTATATATTCTTGGAGGTTTGGACGCTCCGACGGGCGGTTCCGTTTGTCTGGGTGGTATAGATATATCCCACTTGGAAGATGAAAAAATGAGCAGAATACGGCGACAAAACATAGGCTTTGTATTTCAGTTTTACAATCTTATTCCTAACCTGAATGTAGAAGAAAACATTATGCTTCCCTTGCTTCTGGATGGCAAGAGAATGAGGGATTACAAGAAACAGTTAAATCACATCTTAGAAGTGGTGGGCTTATCTGATAGGCGTAGGCATACTCCCCGCGAATTGTCAGGAGGACAACAGCAACGTGTTGCGATCGCCCGTGCATTGATCGGAAATCCCGAAATTCTATTTGCAGATGAACCGACAGGAAATTTGGACAGCAATACAGGTGAGGGAATTATGCACCTGTTATGCGATATTAACCGGGAAAGCGGACAAACAATCATTATGGTAACACATTCACCAGAAGCTGCCAAAAGCAGCAGCCGAATCATTACAGTTCGGGATGGTATAATTGAATAA